The DNA region TCGGTCTGGAACTCGTAAAACGGTGCTTGTCACCGGAGGCTCGCGGGGCATCGGCCGGGCTGTTTGCCTGGCCTTCGCGCAGGACAGTTGGAGCGTGGGGATTCATTATCGAAAGCGTCGCGAGGAGGCCGAACTGACTTGCGCGTCGGTCGCCTCCTTGGGCAGCGAGGGCGCACTGTTTCAAGCCGATATGAGGTCCGCCGAACAGGTTCGGGCGATGATCCAGGCCTTCGTCGATCGTTGGGCTCGGCTCGACGTCCTGGTCTGTAACGCCGGTCAGTCCGTGAGCGGGTTGCTCATCCGCCAAGATGTGGAGAAATGGCGACAGGTTATTGAGACGAATCTGACGGGAACCTTTCATTGCCTGCAGGCGGCGGCCGCGCCGATGTTGCGCCAGCGGGACGGCTCCATCATCGTCATAGGTTCGTATGCGGGGGATCACGGGAGTCCGGGCCAAGCCGCCTATGCCGCCTCGAAGGCCGGTTTGCTCGGGCTGGTCAAAACGGCGGCCCGCGAATGGAGCCGGGGCAATATCAGGGTCAATATCGTCTATCCAGGCTGGCACAAGACGGAATTGGCCGGTGAGGCCATGCCTGACGCGGCGAATCTCGACGACCATCTGCTCGGGCGATCGCCGCGTCTTGAAGAGGTCGCCCAAACCATCGTCCATTTGGCTCTCCGGCGGGATGTCTCCGGGCAGGTCTGGAATCTCGACAGTCGCCTTGTCTAACTCCGGTTGAGCGCTCGATGGCCGAGTCCTTAGGTCATGCCCCTGCCTTTCCCTGCGTTTTTGTGACGGGCACCGATACCGGTGTCGGGAAGACGTTCGTCACCTCGGCGCTCGCACGCCACCTGAAGCACAGAGGCCTGGCCGTCGGCGTGATGAAGCCGATCGAAACGGGTGTCGCGCATGATGCGCCGGGCTTGTCCGATGCGGACCGTTTAGCGCGCGCGGCCGGGGTTCTCGACGCTCTCGATCTGATCACTCCTTACCGCTTTCCTGATCCCCTCGCTCCGCTCGCCGCGGCGCGACGCGCCGGTCTGTCCGTGGACGTCGGTGTGATCGCCCGGGCGGTTCAGGTCTTGCGAGCGCGACATACGGTTCTGTTGGTCGAGGGGGTCGGCGGTGTGCTGGTTCCGATCGGTCCGCAACTGGATGTGCGGGATTTGATCGCGCGCCTGGGAACGCCCGTGCTGGTCGTCGGGCGCGCGAGCCTCGGCGGCGTCAACCATGCGTTGCTGACCGTCGAAGCGGTGCGCCAGCGGGGGCTGACCGTGCTGGCGATCGCGCTGAACGAGCCTGCTCCGACGCCGGCGACGCCGGCTGTCGAACTGCAGGTCGAATCGACCGTCGAATTGATCCGCGAACTCACCGGCGCGCCGGTCTTCGGTCCCCTTCGGCATGTACCGTCCGGTGGACAGTCCTGCGAAGCGACGCTCGACACGATAGCGCAGGATAACAGTATCAGCAGCCTGGCCGATCTGGTGCTGAAAGGCGCGCGGTGAACGCGCGAACGGCCTGCCCGATATCGGGCGCGGCGAGGACGGCGGAAATCACGGAGACGCCGTCGGCCCCGGTTCCGACGATCGAATCGACGGACTCGATCGTGATGCCGCCGATCGCAAAGACCGGCAGGTCGGTCAGCGGACGAATCGCCCGGAGGCCGTCCAGACCGACGACCGGGTCATGATCCGGCTTCGTTCCGGTCGGAAAGATCGGCCCGAACCCCACATAGTCGGCTCCCCCCTCGTCGGCTTCCTTCACCTGTTCGGGGCGGTGGGTCGAAATGCCGATGATCTTCCCCGGGCCGAGCAAGGAACGGGCATGGGGCAAGGGGAGATCCTCCTGTCCCAGATGAACGCCGTCGGCGTCCACCGCCAACGCCAGGTCGCAGCGGTCGTTGACGATCAACAGCGAACCGGCGTCCGACGCGGCTCGCCGCAAAGCCAGCGCGCGTTCATAGGCTTCCCGCATCGGTGAGCTCTTGTCGCGGTACTGGAAGAGCCGCACCCCGTGCTCCGCCGCTTCCTGCAATACCTCGACAAGCGAACGGTCCGGACGGACGGCCGGGTCGAGAATTAGATAGAGGCCTTTCAAGAGCGGATGCGCGGAAGACCGGATGGACATAGCGGTTAGGCGATCGGAAGCGGTCAGGAGGATTGATTCGCGA from Nitrospirota bacterium includes:
- a CDS encoding SDR family NAD(P)-dependent oxidoreductase translates to MLVTGGSRGIGRAVCLAFAQDSWSVGIHYRKRREEAELTCASVASLGSEGALFQADMRSAEQVRAMIQAFVDRWARLDVLVCNAGQSVSGLLIRQDVEKWRQVIETNLTGTFHCLQAAAAPMLRQRDGSIIVIGSYAGDHGSPGQAAYAASKAGLLGLVKTAAREWSRGNIRVNIVYPGWHKTELAGEAMPDAANLDDHLLGRSPRLEEVAQTIVHLALRRDVSGQVWNLDSRLV
- the bioD gene encoding dethiobiotin synthase, producing MAESLGHAPAFPCVFVTGTDTGVGKTFVTSALARHLKHRGLAVGVMKPIETGVAHDAPGLSDADRLARAAGVLDALDLITPYRFPDPLAPLAAARRAGLSVDVGVIARAVQVLRARHTVLLVEGVGGVLVPIGPQLDVRDLIARLGTPVLVVGRASLGGVNHALLTVEAVRQRGLTVLAIALNEPAPTPATPAVELQVESTVELIRELTGAPVFGPLRHVPSGGQSCEATLDTIAQDNSISSLADLVLKGAR
- the thiE gene encoding thiamine phosphate synthase, which encodes MSIRSSAHPLLKGLYLILDPAVRPDRSLVEVLQEAAEHGVRLFQYRDKSSPMREAYERALALRRAASDAGSLLIVNDRCDLALAVDADGVHLGQEDLPLPHARSLLGPGKIIGISTHRPEQVKEADEGGADYVGFGPIFPTGTKPDHDPVVGLDGLRAIRPLTDLPVFAIGGITIESVDSIVGTGADGVSVISAVLAAPDIGQAVRAFTARLSAPDRPGC